Proteins from a single region of Bombus pascuorum chromosome 5, iyBomPasc1.1, whole genome shotgun sequence:
- the LOC132906953 gene encoding uncharacterized protein LOC132906953 isoform X2 → MATATESPVNNESTEIRCQEKSKGGLCYEVILAEPTVQKRAPSPPQTSPTQQVAIEDKLRAAEERRLSLEAHKLAALAAKLSKIEEAARKKDELSAAFIAATRESLDAKMNNTEEKREAHIAELKNKLKEHLESVEKTRLSLEQQTQEVRCAVEEKLKTAAAQRDENIKRMLDRLKEHEEQVARVRQGLTERVQQLESQIQGKLDQAHERRQNIEREQKEKLRIHNTVKIAKVRQMADECATRELLVKKFEFDKRVSTAEQNRQREIQRRVQAIRQHERRAEMVRQNKAALSEQSVLPAEKETASSG, encoded by the exons CAACTGAGATTCGATGCCAAGAGAAGTCCAAAGGTGGATTGTGCTATGAGGTAATCTTAGCAGAGCCAACAGTACAGAAGAGAGCACCGTCACCCCCACAGACAAGTCCGACTCAACAAGTCGCTATTGAAGACAAGCTTCGAGCAGCAGAGGAAAGAAGACTTTCTTTGGAAGCTCATAAACTTGCTGCGCTTGCTGCTAAGCTTAGCAAAATTGAAGAGGCAGCTCGTAAAAAAGATGAACTTAGCGCTGCTTTCATTGCTGCGACGCGTGAATCTTTAGATGCTAAGATGAATAATACAGAAGAGAAGCGAGAGGCGCACATTGCGGAACTGAAAAACAAGTTGAAAGAGCAC TTAGAAAGTGTAGAGAAAACTCGCTTGAGTCTTGAACAGCAGACTCAGGAGGTTCGTTGTGCCGTCGAAGAAAAGCTGAAAACTGCCGCCGCTCAACGGGATGAGAATATTAAGAGGATGCTGGATCGTCTAAAAGAACAT GAGGAGCAAGTTGCCCGCGTACGCCAAGGACTAACCGAGCGTGTGCAACAACTTGAATCTCAGATTCAAGGCAAGTTAGATCAAGCTCACGAACGCCGTCAGAATATCGAACGCGAGCAGAAAGAGAAGCTGCGCATTCAT AACACTGTGAAGATAGCAAAAGTGCGTCAGATGGCGGATGAGTGCGCCACGAGAGAACTTCTGGTGAAAAAGTTCGAATTTGACAAGAGGGTTTCTACTGCGGAGCAGAACCGACAGCGAGAGATTCAACGTCGTGTGCAGGCTATTCGCCAGCAT GAGAGGCGCGCCGAGATGGTAAGACAGAATAAGGCAGCTCTGTCCGAGCAATCTGTCCTGCCCGCTGAAAAGGAAACTGCCAGTTCTGGGTAA